The region TTTTTCAGATCTTAATCAGGCAAAAAATCTGGCGACAGTAGTTTTGCTACTTGGCGGAGTGGCCATTATTGCAATGGCATACCTCATGTCTAAGCGGATGGCCCGTAAAGTTGAGATGTTTGATCTTGAAAAGGACATGATGAATGAGCAGGTTATTGAGGCTGGAAAACTTGCATCTGTCGGTGAACTTGCAGCGGGAATAGCTCACGAGATTAATAATCCGGTAGCCATTATGGTTGAAGAAGCCGGATGGATTCAGGATTTGCTCGAAGAAGGTCTATATGTTGAGGACAATGAGCGTGAAGTCTCGCGCGCTTTGGCCCAGATTCGCAGTCAGGGAACACGTTGTAAGGATATTACTCATAAACTGCTGAGTTTTGCACATAAAATAGATCCTACTATTAAACGGGTTTGTTTAAATGATTTGATTCATGAAATGGCGGCTCTGTGTGAGCAACGCGCAAAGTTTGCTAGTGTTAATATTGAAACCAGTCTCGCAGATAACTTGCCTGAAGTAGCAGCTAGTCCGTCAGAGCTGCAGCAGGTTTTTCTAAACCTTATCAATAATGCCATCGATTCAATGGACCCCAAAGGAGGGGACCTTGATATTGCGACACGCTTTGAAGGCGGAGTTGTGGTGGTTTCTATTTCCGATACCGGATGCGGTATTCCAAAGTCCAATCTTTCAAGAATATTTGATCCATTTTTTACAACCAAGCCTGTCGGAAAAGGAACAGGTCTGGGGTTGTCCATAATATATGGAATTATAAGTAAAATGAATGGTGAAATTACTGTGAAATCGGCTCTGGGAAAGGGAACTGTTTTCACTCTGAAACTGCCGGCAACCAAAGATAAATCCGGTAGTTGTGATCCGGATTGCGATGGATAGTAAACGAATTTTTAGATGTGCGTTAATAAATAATCATGACTTGTAAATTACAATAATACAGGAGGTTATGCCATGTTAGCGACTATTCTTCTTATAGATGATGAGCATGGGTTTGTGGATACTATGTCTAAGCGGCTCAGCAAACGGAGTCTTACTGTTCACACTGCTTATAACGGGC is a window of Desulfovibrio sp. UCD-KL4C DNA encoding:
- a CDS encoding PAS domain-containing sensor histidine kinase, which produces MSNHYYHGLAKSMMFTIILVSFAPLLIITILAGYQYSVAYKAKVIAHLRELVLKHDQNVDTYLKERIAEIQVLADVEGIANLKDEDRLKALHISLLRHHRGDFVDLGLVDSKGIQVAYAGPFNLRGADYANADWFKNIQERQIYVSDVFLGLRGVPHFIIAVLIESEGEKWVLRTTLDFIAFNKLVQDIRIGETGLAFIINRKGEFQTTPRKDILNEVPFLKDLAARKKDFSDLLRRRASISIETNPATGHETIFVISQIKSGNWLMIYQQDVSDAFSDLNQAKNLATVVLLLGGVAIIAMAYLMSKRMARKVEMFDLEKDMMNEQVIEAGKLASVGELAAGIAHEINNPVAIMVEEAGWIQDLLEEGLYVEDNEREVSRALAQIRSQGTRCKDITHKLLSFAHKIDPTIKRVCLNDLIHEMAALCEQRAKFASVNIETSLADNLPEVAASPSELQQVFLNLINNAIDSMDPKGGDLDIATRFEGGVVVVSISDTGCGIPKSNLSRIFDPFFTTKPVGKGTGLGLSIIYGIISKMNGEITVKSALGKGTVFTLKLPATKDKSGSCDPDCDG